From Nicotiana tabacum cultivar K326 chromosome 15, ASM71507v2, whole genome shotgun sequence, the proteins below share one genomic window:
- the LOC107759693 gene encoding uncharacterized protein LOC107759693, protein MARKIMILALVFFGMVCMASAIDGPAALKDAANAPIAVENNDVIGIVDETTENGIVAAAPVGGPVPANAFPNISLPSPPNSGATIGTLEFFSIATTVVSAAIAGSFFF, encoded by the exons ATGGCACGTAAAATCATGATTCTTGCCCTCGTTTTCTTCGGCATGGTGTGCATGGCCTCAGCCATTGATGGGCCGGCAGCTTTGAAAGACGCCGCAAACGCTCCGATTGCAGTTGAGAATAACGATGTCATTG GTATCGTTGATGAAACCACGGAAAATGGAATTGTAGCTGCTGCACCAGTTGGTGGACCAGTTCCTGCAAATGCTTTCCCTAACATAAGTTTGCCATCACCACCAAATAGTGGTGCCACAATTGGCACCCTTGAATTTTTCTCTATTGCCACCACTGTTGTCTCTGCTGCCATTGCTGGTTCATTCTTTTTTTGA